From the genome of Methanonatronarchaeum thermophilum, one region includes:
- a CDS encoding 4Fe-4S dicluster domain-containing protein, translating into MSGDVSQIKVDMESCRGCRRCEIVCSWEKSRSFGEKGVTNPRRSGVKVKSDEKNGFYRPLVCDQCDSKDCLEVCDTGAITVDSGAVVVDFDLCSGCGRCTDICDKIWIDPKSRVAVKCDLCGDEEPICVEACKHDALRCI; encoded by the coding sequence TTGTCTGGTGATGTAAGTCAAATTAAGGTAGATATGGAGAGCTGTCGGGGTTGTAGACGTTGTGAAATTGTTTGCTCTTGGGAGAAAAGCCGGTCTTTTGGTGAAAAAGGTGTTACTAATCCAAGGCGTTCAGGTGTGAAAGTCAAATCTGATGAGAAGAATGGTTTTTATCGCCCCTTGGTTTGTGATCAATGTGATTCAAAGGATTGTCTTGAGGTTTGTGATACTGGAGCTATAACGGTAGATAGTGGTGCAGTCGTAGTCGATTTTGATTTGTGTAGTGGGTGTGGTAGGTGTACTGATATATGTGATAAGATATGGATAGATCCAAAGTCTAGGGTAGCGGTTAAATGTGATTTATGTGGTGATGAAGAGCCTATATGTGTTGAAGCTTGTAAGCATGATGCTTTGAGGTGTATTTAA
- the hemC gene encoding hydroxymethylbilane synthase, translating to MIRVGTRKSRLAQAQTEKVVEILERETGRSYSIQTLETLGDKENWKSIEDIEGEGVFTRELDEALLNDAIDLAVHSCKDVPTRMRSEIMISGYIERGAANDVLVGGALDELPEGGVIGTGSPRRQAIIKKLRPDLKLKSIRGNIDTRIRKAIEGDVDAVMLAEAGLHRLGLEDKIDYRFKVPETLPAPAQGALCITCRANDREMEEICSAVDHKPTRYSVFAERAAMNEFGYGCTTPVGAYGQVGEKLVFTLEHIEIGERVKVVGDPINAEKIGRKAARMIMDKNDVFENDR from the coding sequence ATGATTCGTGTTGGAACAAGGAAAAGCCGGCTTGCACAAGCTCAAACTGAGAAGGTAGTTGAAATACTGGAGAGGGAGACCGGCCGTAGCTATAGTATTCAGACGCTTGAGACACTTGGTGATAAAGAAAACTGGAAATCGATAGAGGATATCGAGGGTGAGGGTGTTTTCACTAGGGAGCTCGATGAAGCATTGCTCAACGATGCTATCGACCTAGCAGTTCACAGCTGCAAAGACGTACCTACCCGAATGCGCAGTGAGATCATGATCTCCGGCTATATAGAGAGAGGGGCTGCGAACGATGTGTTGGTTGGTGGTGCATTAGATGAACTACCGGAAGGCGGTGTTATAGGTACTGGAAGTCCTAGACGGCAAGCTATAATCAAGAAGTTAAGGCCCGACCTTAAACTTAAGTCGATTCGAGGAAATATCGACACACGGATACGTAAAGCGATAGAGGGTGATGTGGATGCTGTTATGTTGGCTGAAGCCGGTTTACATAGATTAGGGTTGGAGGATAAGATTGATTATCGATTTAAAGTTCCAGAAACATTGCCCGCGCCTGCACAAGGCGCATTATGCATAACATGCCGAGCAAACGATAGAGAAATGGAAGAAATATGTAGTGCGGTAGACCATAAGCCGACACGGTATTCAGTTTTTGCTGAACGAGCAGCCATGAACGAGTTTGGTTATGGATGCACAACACCGGTAGGTGCCTACGGACAGGTAGGTGAAAAACTGGTTTTCACCCTTGAACACATAGAGATTGGGGAGAGAGTCAAGGTAGTAGGTGACCCTATAAATGCAGAAAAAATCGGTAGAAAAGCAGCTAGAATGATAATGGATAAAAACGATGTGTTTGAAAATGACAGGTAA
- a CDS encoding AAA domain-containing protein, translating to MAKWIELQSQIDRLFNKSDELEEKAINKVISEGDVVCTKNSTAGIDLMENQKFESLFIDEATQATEPSCLIPIPKANNVIMAVDYKQLPPTTLNEKSKQEGLNKTQFEKII from the coding sequence ATGGCCAAATGGATTGAACTACAGAGCCAGATAGACAGGCTATTCAATAAATCAGATGAACTGGAAGAAAAAGCCATAAACAAAGTGATAAGTGAGGGAGATGTTGTCTGCACTAAAAACTCAACAGCAGGCATCGATTTGATGGAAAACCAGAAATTCGAATCTCTATTTATAGATGAAGCAACACAAGCAACTGAGCCATCCTGCCTCATACCAATACCAAAAGCAAATAATGTCATTATGGCGGTCGACTACAAACAACTACCACCAACAACACTAAACGAAAAATCAAAACAAGAAGGTCTAAACAAAACACAATTTGAAAAGATAATATAA
- a CDS encoding YcaO-related McrA-glycine thioamidation protein — protein MNIDTTKKGYINGTHRVIPPKETLEKIEPLKEDVGITRVADITGLDRVGIPVYSSIRPTAEKGAISVYNGKGSTEAEAKASAIMEGIERYSSELHDRELVFDSYSNLTQKTNVLDPRTLILPETTPNPLMARISWIKGYDMMQDEEIYVPANAVFHPLSPGKKGSGLFQTNTNGLASGNILEEAVFHGLTEVIERDAWSLAEAARDTGPKINLQNQEINKLIEKFEQQDISIIIRDLTNDIGIPTFAAVSEDNKLQDPALLTIGMGTHTDARVAIKRAITEVAQSRATQIHGAREDTLKGDNKRKLKYKTVKNQNKHWFNNQNTKQYQNLEKISYIKDDFIDDITHTLKQLNKNGIQKAIFVNLTLPEIEVPVVRVIIPGLEVFAVDPERIGRRCHNARQKGSCVRGAKPQT, from the coding sequence ATGAACATTGATACTACAAAAAAAGGTTATATAAATGGTACACACAGGGTTATACCTCCTAAAGAGACTTTGGAGAAAATCGAGCCTTTAAAGGAGGATGTGGGTATAACCAGGGTTGCCGACATAACAGGTTTAGACCGAGTTGGAATACCTGTATACTCAAGTATCCGGCCAACCGCTGAGAAGGGCGCTATCTCGGTGTACAATGGCAAGGGCAGTACTGAAGCGGAGGCTAAAGCTTCAGCTATTATGGAGGGAATAGAGCGATACTCTTCAGAACTTCATGATCGAGAGTTGGTTTTCGACAGTTACTCTAACCTAACTCAAAAAACAAATGTCTTAGACCCAAGAACCCTAATATTGCCGGAAACTACGCCAAACCCATTGATGGCTCGTATATCTTGGATTAAAGGCTATGACATGATGCAAGATGAAGAGATATATGTTCCTGCAAACGCAGTTTTCCATCCCTTGTCTCCAGGTAAAAAAGGCAGTGGACTATTCCAAACGAATACAAATGGGTTGGCAAGCGGAAACATTCTGGAAGAAGCAGTATTCCATGGATTAACAGAAGTTATCGAGAGAGACGCGTGGTCACTTGCAGAAGCAGCTAGAGACACAGGCCCCAAAATCAACCTACAAAACCAAGAAATAAACAAATTAATCGAGAAGTTCGAACAACAAGATATCTCAATAATAATTCGAGACCTAACCAACGACATCGGAATACCTACATTTGCAGCAGTCTCAGAAGACAACAAACTACAGGACCCTGCCCTACTAACAATCGGAATGGGCACACACACCGACGCTAGAGTTGCAATAAAAAGAGCAATAACAGAAGTAGCCCAATCAAGAGCAACCCAGATACACGGAGCACGAGAAGACACCTTAAAAGGAGACAACAAACGTAAACTAAAATACAAAACCGTAAAAAACCAAAACAAACATTGGTTCAACAACCAAAACACCAAACAATACCAAAACCTCGAAAAAATCTCATACATAAAAGACGACTTCATAGACGACATAACCCACACACTAAAACAACTAAACAAAAACGGAATACAAAAAGCAATATTCGTAAACCTAACCCTACCAGAAATAGAAGTACCAGTAGTCCGAGTAATTATACCCGGACTAGAAGTATTCGCAGTAGACCCAGAAAGAATAGGAAGGAGATGCCACAATGCCAGACAAAAAGGTAGTTGTGTTCGTGGGGCCAAGCCTCAAACATAA
- the hemL gene encoding glutamate-1-semialdehyde 2,1-aminomutase: MNEFRRSKELFVRSQDCLVGGVNSPARSYSPFPIFMEDSEGSKIYDVDGNEFIDYSLAFGPQIFGHRHPRIKQAVERQLERGWAFGTSTEKEVELAELVSKHYSSIDKVRVVNTGTEATMSALRLARGYTGRDKIVKFEGGFHGAHDSVLVQAGSGASTHGAPDSPGVPRELAEKTIVLPWNDKEKLKSVFEEIGGEIACVIAEPVFGNAGCIPPKDGFLELIRDLTSDYGSLFVLDEVITGFRVSMGGAQELFGLEPDLTTLGKVAGGGYPIGIFGGKQEIMKHLSPEGDVYQAGTFSGNPVTTAASIEAIKLLKEDNIIDKANRKGEKIRSKLNKAVKGLPVNVEGISSMFSIFLCSEEINDYGDLEKCDFEAYTKFHREMAKNGVYLPPSQYELCFISYVHSDREIEDTVDIASDVLEKVL; the protein is encoded by the coding sequence ATGAATGAGTTTAGGCGTTCTAAGGAGCTTTTTGTTCGGTCGCAGGATTGTTTGGTTGGTGGTGTGAATAGTCCTGCTAGGTCTTATAGTCCTTTTCCGATTTTTATGGAGGATTCTGAGGGTTCTAAGATTTATGATGTTGATGGGAATGAGTTTATTGATTACTCGCTTGCTTTTGGTCCTCAGATTTTTGGTCACCGGCACCCGAGGATTAAGCAGGCTGTTGAAAGGCAGTTGGAGCGTGGTTGGGCTTTTGGAACCTCTACTGAAAAGGAGGTTGAGTTGGCTGAGCTGGTTTCAAAACATTATAGTAGTATAGATAAGGTTCGTGTTGTGAACACGGGTACTGAAGCTACTATGTCTGCATTAAGGCTTGCTCGTGGATATACGGGTCGGGATAAGATTGTTAAGTTTGAGGGTGGTTTCCATGGGGCTCATGACTCTGTTTTGGTTCAGGCTGGTAGTGGTGCTTCAACACATGGAGCTCCAGACAGTCCTGGAGTACCCCGTGAACTAGCTGAGAAAACGATTGTTTTGCCGTGGAACGATAAAGAAAAACTTAAAAGTGTTTTTGAAGAGATAGGGGGTGAGATTGCTTGTGTTATTGCGGAGCCGGTTTTTGGTAACGCTGGTTGTATACCGCCTAAAGATGGTTTTCTAGAGCTTATACGAGATCTGACGAGTGATTATGGGTCTTTGTTTGTGCTTGATGAAGTTATCACTGGTTTTCGTGTTTCTATGGGTGGTGCTCAAGAACTGTTTGGTTTGGAGCCTGACCTAACTACCTTGGGTAAGGTAGCTGGAGGTGGATACCCGATAGGGATTTTCGGTGGAAAACAAGAGATCATGAAACACTTGTCTCCGGAGGGTGATGTATATCAAGCAGGTACTTTCAGTGGAAACCCAGTTACCACTGCAGCAAGCATAGAGGCAATAAAACTCCTCAAAGAAGACAATATAATTGATAAAGCGAACAGAAAGGGAGAAAAAATACGCAGTAAACTTAATAAGGCGGTTAAAGGATTGCCAGTGAATGTTGAGGGGATTTCGTCTATGTTCTCAATATTCCTCTGCAGTGAAGAGATTAATGATTATGGTGATTTAGAGAAATGTGATTTTGAGGCCTATACAAAGTTTCATAGGGAGATGGCTAAGAATGGCGTGTATCTACCGCCTTCCCAATACGAGTTATGCTTCATATCATATGTGCATTCAGATAGAGAGATAGAAGATACTGTTGATATTGCTAGTGATGTGTTGGAGAAAGTATTATGA
- the cobA gene encoding uroporphyrinogen-III C-methyltransferase, with amino-acid sequence MTGKVYLIGAGPSSDLITQRGLDIISKADVVVHDRLIDKKILDKARKDAEIIDAGKKADKHKLKQHEIEEILVDRGKKGKTVARVKGGDSFLFGRGGEEMLSLRNANLKYEIIPGVTTAISVPARFGVPVTHRNVSSSLAIVTGHEDPNKKESTIKWDQISHAETIVVLMGVGNLPKIVKKILKVKDPETPVASFQNAYTKKERVIHGKLKNITKIAEKQSLKPPAVTVIGNVVKLGEFWKNNQQNQQK; translated from the coding sequence ATGACAGGTAAAGTATATTTAATCGGAGCTGGACCCTCCAGCGACCTAATAACCCAGAGAGGACTAGACATAATATCAAAAGCAGACGTAGTTGTACACGACCGCTTGATAGACAAAAAAATACTAGATAAAGCTAGAAAGGACGCAGAGATAATAGATGCAGGAAAAAAAGCAGACAAACACAAACTAAAACAACACGAAATCGAAGAAATATTGGTAGACCGAGGAAAAAAAGGAAAAACAGTAGCACGAGTTAAAGGCGGCGACTCATTCCTATTCGGACGCGGAGGAGAAGAAATGCTATCACTCAGAAACGCCAACCTAAAATACGAAATAATACCAGGAGTAACAACCGCAATCTCAGTACCCGCCAGATTCGGAGTCCCAGTAACCCACAGAAACGTATCATCATCACTAGCAATAGTAACAGGCCACGAAGACCCAAACAAAAAAGAAAGCACAATCAAATGGGACCAAATCTCACACGCAGAAACAATAGTAGTCCTAATGGGCGTAGGAAACCTACCAAAAATAGTCAAAAAAATACTAAAAGTAAAAGACCCAGAAACACCAGTAGCATCATTCCAAAACGCATACACAAAAAAAGAACGTGTCATACACGGAAAACTAAAAAACATAACAAAAATCGCAGAAAAACAAAGCCTAAAACCACCAGCAGTCACAGTAATAGGAAACGTAGTAAAACTAGGAGAATTCTGGAAAAACAACCAACAAAACCAACAAAAATAA
- a CDS encoding aldehyde ferredoxin oxidoreductase family protein produces MSDWYGWSGNVLEVDLDREKAFVREMDRDVARRFVGGAGYNAKVLYDRVGPDVRPLEPDNVICFGNGPLSGSLAPSSSRFTVTSKSPVTGIFGDSNSGGHWGPELHNAGFDHIFVQGRADKPVYLWIDDHDVELKDASDLWGCDTWETTEAIQEEVGDDSVRVISIGQAGENLVKFACVISDMHRAAGRTGMGAVMGSKNLKAIAVRGTKGVQVADPSSFLEACNELEEAVISHPNYETVSTLGTTILQRIIDDAGLGGYRHYQGGSWPEWVEECGGQTLLEKYIVRHNGCYGCPASCSRYYHVKEGDYQTRGGGPEYENVAAFGAELCNMNLASILKCNTLANKYGLDTMHTGHSIAVAMHLYQEGLLSDELVGDVSLEWGDPDSIVRLLEMTAFRKGFGDKLAEGVSELASLAGDTEREVVVETKGMRGSLGDIRSHYPWALNQCTATRGMDHLKGLSAAYPTKEVAKKAADTEVNGEPEGVEVFLGKDTFHVVWSQNRHTVVDSLGLCKYEGIVMNPQRLKNFRDLLSSATGINYSLKDLYTAGERIYNLERAFNIREGIRKKDDYPPKRFFKEPIPDGPAKGAKLDKQKYTKVLEEYYEIRGWRTKDGVPSKDKLDELGLNEVAIDIHG; encoded by the coding sequence ATGTCTGATTGGTATGGTTGGAGTGGGAATGTTTTGGAAGTGGATTTAGATCGGGAGAAGGCTTTTGTTCGTGAGATGGATCGTGATGTTGCTAGGAGGTTTGTTGGTGGTGCTGGCTATAATGCTAAGGTTTTGTATGACCGGGTTGGGCCTGATGTAAGGCCTTTGGAGCCGGATAATGTGATTTGTTTTGGTAATGGCCCTCTTTCTGGTAGTTTGGCTCCTTCTTCTTCTAGGTTTACTGTGACTTCTAAGTCTCCTGTTACTGGTATTTTTGGTGATAGTAATTCTGGTGGTCATTGGGGTCCTGAGTTGCATAATGCTGGTTTTGATCATATTTTTGTTCAGGGACGGGCGGATAAACCAGTTTATCTATGGATTGATGACCATGATGTTGAGTTGAAGGATGCCAGTGATTTATGGGGCTGTGATACGTGGGAGACGACTGAAGCGATTCAAGAGGAGGTGGGGGATGATAGTGTTCGTGTGATTTCTATTGGTCAGGCTGGGGAGAATTTGGTTAAGTTTGCTTGTGTTATCTCCGATATGCATAGGGCTGCTGGCCGGACTGGTATGGGGGCTGTGATGGGCTCTAAAAACCTGAAGGCAATAGCTGTGCGTGGAACTAAAGGCGTTCAGGTTGCTGACCCCAGTTCTTTTTTAGAGGCTTGTAATGAGCTTGAGGAAGCCGTCATTAGTCATCCAAACTATGAAACTGTTTCAACGCTTGGTACAACAATTTTACAGCGAATTATTGACGATGCAGGTCTTGGTGGCTATAGACATTACCAAGGTGGTAGTTGGCCTGAGTGGGTTGAAGAATGTGGTGGCCAAACCTTACTTGAGAAGTATATTGTGAGGCATAATGGTTGTTATGGATGTCCAGCAAGCTGCAGCAGATACTACCATGTAAAAGAAGGGGACTATCAAACACGTGGTGGAGGTCCTGAATATGAGAATGTAGCGGCTTTTGGAGCGGAACTATGCAACATGAACTTGGCTTCAATCTTGAAGTGTAATACACTGGCTAATAAATATGGTCTTGACACAATGCACACAGGACATTCTATCGCTGTAGCAATGCATCTCTACCAAGAAGGTTTGTTAAGCGATGAGTTGGTGGGTGATGTTAGTTTGGAGTGGGGTGACCCTGACTCTATAGTTAGGTTGTTGGAGATGACCGCTTTCCGTAAGGGTTTCGGCGATAAGTTGGCTGAAGGAGTATCCGAACTGGCTTCACTAGCAGGTGATACTGAACGGGAGGTTGTTGTGGAGACTAAGGGTATGCGTGGTTCTCTCGGTGACATAAGAAGCCACTACCCATGGGCCTTGAATCAATGCACCGCCACAAGAGGTATGGATCACTTGAAGGGTCTTTCAGCTGCCTACCCAACCAAAGAAGTTGCCAAAAAAGCTGCCGACACAGAGGTAAATGGTGAGCCAGAGGGCGTAGAAGTTTTCCTTGGTAAAGACACATTCCATGTTGTATGGAGCCAAAACAGACACACAGTGGTTGACTCCCTCGGCCTATGCAAATATGAAGGGATTGTCATGAACCCACAGAGACTAAAAAACTTCAGAGACCTACTATCCAGCGCTACAGGAATCAACTACAGCCTAAAAGACCTATATACCGCGGGAGAACGAATATACAACTTGGAACGAGCATTTAACATCCGTGAAGGAATCCGTAAAAAAGACGACTACCCACCAAAAAGGTTCTTCAAAGAACCAATCCCAGACGGCCCCGCAAAAGGAGCAAAACTAGATAAACAGAAATATACAAAAGTGCTAGAGGAATACTACGAAATACGGGGTTGGAGAACTAAAGATGGAGTTCCCTCCAAAGATAAATTAGATGAACTCGGTTTAAACGAGGTTGCTATAGATATCCATGGATGA
- a CDS encoding ATP-dependent DNA ligase, with translation MSRSLSFSELTSYFLQLEETRSRNEMTDILVDLFKETPNSEVDIVCYLVLGQINAEYEEEVLGLGNKMVAKAISIASSKSKQEVQELFRETGDLGTVAEKISGETKTLNSFFGEQKELTVTEVHQGLKDISRFEGSGSYDKKLRTLAGLITRADKVGARYIVRISLGKLRLGIGAMTLLDTLAKTYTGDKKNRPEVERAYNISSDVGLVGKKLAYKGHKGLEDIEVEVGRPIRMMLAQRLENLDEVKDKLEDRFAAEVKYDGERMQIHKKNDEVKIYSRRMEDITHQYPDVVKAINQSIGSKEVIVEGEAVAYKDGELQDFQTLMQRKRKYDIQKYVEKIPVKIFLFDMLYKEDSLLDKPFPERRKKLEQTISENEIVKCSDIIKTTELREVEKFFNKSVDEGQEGIMIKSCSKDSIYRAGAREWLWIKWKKDYETRMSDTVDLTVVGGFAGRGRRSGLYGALLCAAYNKQKDIFETVCKLGTGFSDETLEELPEKLKPFESEKKPARVSSKIEPDQWFKPEFVVEVLGAELTKSPVHTAGIDTIGNEGIAIRFPRFIGFRADKKSEDSTTTKEIMVMYEKN, from the coding sequence ATGTCTCGATCATTAAGTTTCTCGGAACTAACCAGTTATTTCCTCCAGCTAGAGGAAACCAGGTCTCGAAATGAGATGACCGATATCCTTGTAGACCTATTCAAGGAAACCCCAAATAGTGAAGTGGATATTGTCTGTTACTTGGTTCTTGGCCAGATAAACGCGGAGTATGAAGAGGAGGTGTTAGGTCTCGGTAACAAGATGGTTGCCAAAGCGATCTCAATCGCATCCTCCAAATCAAAACAGGAGGTCCAGGAACTCTTCCGAGAAACTGGAGACCTTGGAACTGTCGCAGAAAAAATCTCTGGCGAGACAAAGACCTTAAACTCATTTTTCGGAGAACAAAAAGAACTAACCGTAACAGAAGTTCATCAGGGCCTAAAAGACATCAGTAGGTTTGAGGGATCAGGCTCCTACGACAAAAAACTCAGAACACTAGCAGGTCTTATAACCCGCGCAGATAAGGTTGGTGCCCGTTACATCGTTCGTATATCACTGGGTAAGCTAAGGCTTGGAATCGGAGCCATGACATTACTTGACACACTAGCAAAAACCTACACAGGAGATAAAAAGAATCGGCCTGAAGTTGAACGTGCCTACAACATTTCAAGCGACGTCGGCCTTGTAGGCAAAAAGCTAGCCTATAAAGGACACAAAGGTCTCGAGGATATAGAGGTAGAGGTAGGTCGGCCGATAAGGATGATGTTGGCGCAGAGACTCGAAAACCTGGATGAAGTTAAAGATAAACTTGAAGATAGGTTTGCTGCTGAAGTTAAGTACGATGGCGAGCGGATGCAGATACACAAGAAAAATGATGAGGTAAAGATCTATTCAAGACGAATGGAAGACATAACCCATCAATACCCAGATGTAGTAAAAGCCATAAATCAATCCATCGGTAGTAAAGAGGTTATTGTGGAGGGGGAGGCAGTTGCCTACAAAGATGGAGAGCTACAGGATTTCCAGACATTAATGCAGCGTAAAAGAAAATACGACATCCAGAAATATGTAGAAAAAATCCCAGTAAAAATCTTCCTATTCGACATGCTGTACAAAGAAGATAGTTTGCTTGATAAACCATTTCCAGAAAGACGCAAAAAGCTTGAACAAACAATATCCGAAAATGAAATTGTAAAATGCTCAGATATAATCAAGACGACCGAGTTACGTGAAGTAGAAAAATTCTTCAATAAATCGGTAGATGAAGGGCAGGAGGGAATTATGATTAAATCCTGCTCCAAAGACTCGATCTATAGAGCCGGAGCCAGAGAGTGGTTATGGATAAAATGGAAAAAAGACTATGAGACAAGGATGTCCGACACCGTAGACCTAACAGTAGTCGGTGGGTTCGCAGGAAGAGGAAGAAGATCAGGTTTATATGGCGCTCTATTATGCGCTGCATACAACAAACAGAAAGACATCTTTGAAACCGTCTGCAAACTGGGAACCGGATTCTCAGACGAAACACTAGAAGAACTACCAGAAAAACTAAAGCCATTTGAATCTGAAAAAAAACCAGCGAGAGTCTCTTCAAAGATAGAGCCCGACCAGTGGTTTAAACCGGAGTTTGTAGTTGAAGTATTAGGTGCTGAATTAACAAAAAGTCCAGTTCACACAGCAGGTATAGATACAATAGGGAACGAGGGGATTGCAATTAGATTTCCTAGGTTCATAGGGTTTAGAGCTGATAAAAAATCCGAAGACAGTACCACCACTAAAGAAATAATGGTTATGTATGAAAAAAATTAG
- a CDS encoding lysylphosphatidylglycerol synthase transmembrane domain-containing protein, which yields MSSLRKLFVVSVSVSVVTLALILLLMEGEDLLVSLGAVDPVFLVLAVVLHVVGWVFWSLRIDVFSRASDIKLGLRKSFEIVVSSTFVASITPSYAGGEPLRVYLIGKEKGYAGRASAIVFAERALDFVFIILFALVGMFYLREQFDQIANLDIAFTMGAIILGLSVFGLVLGFFKPHLIKGFFSKFEKPIENFREGTMEKIYREIDSFHRILWMFIRQKRKYLLGAFFLTVVYWSIHFSIPYILFVGMGSQVDFFTVWFGYFLVLLFLLIPLAPGGSGMAEVGGFVVYSALTGAASIGVLVLLWRLSTYYVNLIVGGLLIGKVIRDISVVEEKIKEPVEEMEGKTVREIE from the coding sequence TTGAGTAGTCTTAGGAAGTTGTTTGTTGTTTCGGTGTCTGTTAGTGTTGTTACTTTGGCGTTGATTTTGTTGTTGATGGAGGGTGAGGATCTTTTGGTTAGTTTAGGGGCTGTTGACCCTGTTTTTTTGGTTTTGGCTGTTGTTCTTCATGTTGTTGGTTGGGTTTTTTGGAGTTTACGTATCGATGTTTTCAGTCGTGCTTCTGATATTAAGTTGGGTTTGAGGAAGAGTTTTGAGATTGTGGTGTCCAGTACTTTTGTTGCTAGTATCACTCCGTCGTATGCTGGTGGTGAGCCGTTGCGTGTTTATTTGATTGGTAAGGAGAAGGGGTATGCTGGTCGTGCGAGCGCTATTGTTTTTGCTGAACGTGCCCTTGATTTTGTATTCATAATCTTGTTCGCTTTAGTTGGTATGTTTTATTTGAGGGAACAGTTCGATCAGATTGCAAACCTAGATATCGCTTTCACAATGGGAGCCATTATACTCGGTTTATCGGTTTTTGGTTTAGTTTTAGGGTTTTTCAAACCACATTTGATCAAAGGTTTTTTCAGTAAATTTGAGAAACCGATTGAGAATTTTAGAGAAGGGACAATGGAAAAAATCTATAGAGAGATCGACTCTTTCCATAGAATATTATGGATGTTTATTCGGCAAAAAAGAAAATACCTACTTGGGGCATTTTTCTTAACAGTTGTATATTGGAGCATCCACTTCAGTATTCCGTATATACTTTTTGTTGGGATGGGTAGCCAGGTCGATTTCTTTACCGTTTGGTTCGGATACTTCCTTGTATTACTATTCTTGTTGATACCATTAGCTCCAGGCGGTAGTGGTATGGCAGAAGTTGGAGGGTTTGTAGTGTATTCAGCACTAACCGGCGCAGCTTCAATAGGAGTATTAGTGTTACTATGGAGGCTATCCACGTATTATGTAAATCTAATTGTGGGGGGTCTGTTGATCGGTAAGGTAATCAGAGATATTTCAGTTGTTGAAGAAAAAATCAAAGAACCTGTTGAGGAAATGGAAGGAAAAACTGTTAGAGAAATCGAATAA
- a CDS encoding TfuA-related McrA-glycine thioamidation protein, with translation MPDKKVVVFVGPSLKHKQAKKILKADYRPPAERGDIKKTSQQNPHTICLIDGVFSQDCSVSHREILQTLQKNIKVIGASSMGALRASELDRYGMKGIGEIYQRYKQGTINSDDEVALTYSPQNYQPLSTPLINIRYNLEQATQKNIITQKQMEKLIQKTKKKFYPKRNYNQLLKTAKKHPEINHNQLKQFLEEYKVDLKKEDAKKALKHIKNQQKN, from the coding sequence ATGCCAGACAAAAAGGTAGTTGTGTTCGTGGGGCCAAGCCTCAAACATAAACAAGCCAAAAAAATACTAAAGGCAGACTACAGACCCCCAGCAGAAAGAGGAGACATCAAAAAAACCAGCCAACAAAACCCACACACAATCTGCCTAATAGACGGAGTATTCTCACAAGACTGCTCAGTATCACACAGAGAAATACTTCAAACACTCCAAAAAAACATAAAAGTCATCGGAGCCTCAAGCATGGGAGCGCTCAGAGCCTCAGAACTCGACCGATACGGAATGAAAGGAATCGGCGAAATCTACCAAAGATACAAACAAGGAACAATAAACTCAGACGACGAAGTCGCACTCACATACTCACCACAAAACTACCAACCACTCTCAACACCCCTAATAAACATACGATACAACCTAGAACAAGCCACACAAAAAAACATAATAACCCAAAAACAAATGGAAAAACTCATACAAAAAACCAAAAAAAAATTCTACCCAAAAAGAAACTACAACCAACTACTAAAAACAGCCAAAAAGCACCCCGAAATCAACCACAACCAACTAAAACAATTTCTAGAGGAATATAAAGTTGATTTGAAGAAGGAAGACGCAAAAAAAGCCCTAAAACACATAAAAAACCAACAAAAAAACTAA